The following are encoded together in the Lactuca sativa cultivar Salinas chromosome 1, Lsat_Salinas_v11, whole genome shotgun sequence genome:
- the LOC111921419 gene encoding uncharacterized protein LOC111921419, producing MVTTTAVGVAVRALLMVLFCVMVVAFAYLFAIDGFISCFNFGDRWGIAILMEFSVYPAVIGAWVFYKESSWIQAAIFAVSMYVLGSLLSVGYVLVQFFKLSREESSTNPLYFVLVRRHKREHTSGISVVTARVMFSTLACLTLGALIYTLIKDISGSYAESFSKCFLTNMTDLYVHAVMLSVWIAYKESSWIIASLWIILHLCFGSITLCVYVVWQLFCLLPDQPASLIIFNGNDIHLQRSDPLLMSHANVQV from the exons ATGGTGACAACAACAGCCGTGGGAGTGGCAGTGAGGGCGTTGTTGATGGTATTGTTTTGTGTGATGGTAGTTGCGTTTGCTTACCTATTCGCCATTGATGGTTTTATTTCTTGTTTCAACTTTGGAGACag GTGGGGGATAGCAATTCTGATGGAGTTTTCCGTATATCCTGCTGTTATAGGC GCATGGGTTTTCTACAAGGAATCAAGTTGGATCCAGGCAGCTATTTTCGCCGTATCAATGTATGTTCTAGGAAG CCTTCTTAGCGTTGGATACGTCCTTGTACAGTTCTTCAAGTTATCAcgtgaagaatcttcaacaaatccgTTATATTTTGTGTTAGTGAGACGTCATAAAAG GGAACACACCTCGGGGATTTCTGTTGTAACTGCAAGAGTAATGTTTTCTACACTAGCATGTTTGACACTGGGAGCTTTGATTTACACGCTTATTAAAGATATATCTGGATCCTATGCTGAATCATTCTCAAA GTGCTTCTTAACAAACATGACTGACCTCTATGTCCATGCTGTGATGTTATCG GTGTGGATAGCGTACAAAGAATCAAGTTGGATAATAGCTTCCTTGTGGATAATCCTACATCTATGTTTTGGGAG CATTACTCTATGTGTATACGTAGTTTGGCAATTGTTCTGCCTATTGCCCGATCAGCCTGCTTCTCTTATCATATTCAATGGCAATGACAT ACATTTGCAGCGAAGTGACCCTCTACTCATGTCACATGCCAATGTGCAAGTATAG